DNA from Candidatus Poribacteria bacterium:
TTGTGATATATTATTACAGATATCCATTTGGATTTTTTCACATAAATGTTTACTGCTGAAGATATCAAAGAATAGGTTAAAAAAGCAGGACACTAATGGAGGAAATATGAGTAAGGAAAGCAAGTGCCCGATGATGAGCCACGCTCACGCACAGGGCAGCATAGCGAACCAACGCTGGTGGCCGAATCAGTTGAACCTGAAGGTGCTTCACCAGAACCCGCCTGAGTCCGATCCGATGGGCAAGGATTTCAACTACGCCGAGGCGTTCAATACACTCGACTTGGCGGAACTGAAACAGGACATTGAGCAGGTAATGACGACATCGCAGGAGTGGTGGCCCGCCGATTACGGACACTATGGTCCCCTCTTCATTCGGATGGCGTGGCACAGTGCAGGCACGTACCGCATCCACGATGG
Protein-coding regions in this window:
- a CDS encoding catalase-peroxidase (has catalase and peroxidase activities), which codes for MMSHAHAQGSIANQRWWPNQLNLKVLHQNPPESDPMGKDFNYAEAFNTLDLAELKQDIEQVMTTSQEWWPADYGHYGPLFIRMAWHSAGTYRIHDG